The window GGTAGTGAAAAAAAAGGTCCTGTAACAGAATTGAAAGAGCGGGTGGCGTTACTTGAAGCCCGAATTAAGGATTTGAATTCCGATTATCTGCGGGCACTTGCTGACTTTGACAACTTTCGGAAAAGGGTTGAGCGAGACCTGGAACTAAAACAGCGCGCCGGCATTGATTCACTTCTCGAGGCTCTGATACCGGTTCTCGATAACTTTGAGCGAGCGCTCAAAGCGTATGAGCCGGTTGATGTGTCTAAGGACAATAATATGACGAGTTGGAAAAAGGGTGTAGAGATGATTTACAAGCAGTTGTGCGAACTACTTGCCCGTTACGGGTTACAGGGCTACAGTTGTCTCGGGGAAAAGTTTGACCCGCGCCGGGCAGAAGCGCTGGGTTTTGTTGAAGTTGCGGACGGCGAGGAAAATCAGGTCATTGAGGAGTTGTGCAAAGGCTACGAGTGTGCGGGTAGGGTTATTCGTCCGGCAAGGGTTAAGGTTACACGCAGGAATGAGCCTGAGAAAAAAATCTCGGAGGAAAAAAAAGAGTCTAAAAGTTAAGGGGGTAAAGGTTGGAAGGATTTAATATTGTAATTATTGTTGAAAAACGAAGGGAGGATTGTAATGAGTAAGGTTATTGGTATTGATTTGGGCACAACCTTTTCATGCGTTGCTGTTATGGAGCGTGGACAACCGGTTGTCATCCCCAATCCTGAGGGGGGGAGGACAACGCCATCGGTTGTTGCTCTTGGTAAGGAAAGGTTGGTCGGGACGCTGGCAAAGCGTCAGGCGGTAATTAATCCGCAATCAACGATTTACTCCATCAAACGCTTTATGGGCCGGCGCTTTTCCGAGGTAACCGAAGAGGTTAAACGCGTACCATATCGAGTTGTTGAAGCGGCAAACGGCGATGCGTGGGTGGAGGTGGACGGTAAGCGTTACTCACCGCCCGAGATTTCGGCGATGATTCTTGCCTATCTGAAACGGGCGGCTGAGGCATACCTTGGAGAGGCGGTTACCAAAGCGGTAATAACCGTGCCGGCGTATTTTAACGACTCGCAGCGGCAGGCGACCAAAGATGCGGGTAAGATTGCCGGGCTTGATGTGTTAAGGATAATCAATGAACCGACTGCAGCAGCGCTTGCATACGGATTGGACAAGAAGCGGGCTGAGAAGATTGCCATTTACGACCTTGGTGGAGGTACCTTTGATATTTCAATTCTTGAGATTGGCGAAGGGGTTTTTGAGGTACGTTCGACCAACGGGGATACGCATTTGGGTGGCGATGATATCGACCAGCGAATTATGGATTGGATTATCGATGAGTTCCGCAGGGAGCAGGGAATTGACCTATCTCGAGACAAAACTGCTTTGCAGCGGATAAAAGAGGCGGCGGAAAAGGCAAAGTGCGAACTGTCGACATCTATGGAAACGAGTATCAGTTTACCTTTTATCTATGCGGACGAGAAGAAAGGACCGTTACACATCGAGATGCGTTTGACCCGGGCGAAACTCGAGGCGCTGGTTGAAGACCTTTTGCAGCGGACTTTGGGACCGGTAAAGCAGGCGCTGGCGGATGCCAAATTGACCCCCCGGGATATCGATGAGGTGATTCTGGTTGGCGGTCAAACGAGAATGCCCAGAGTCCAGCAACTGGTTCGTGACTTTTTCGGCAAGGAACCCCACAAAGGAATCAATCCCGATGAGGTTGTGGCAATTGGAGCGGCAATTCAGGGAGCGGTGCTTGCCGGCGAGGTTAAAGATGTTGTGCTTCTTGATGTCACGCCACTTTCCCTCGGGATTGAGACCTACGGCGGTGTTATGACTAAAATCATTGAGCGCAACACAACAATTCCCACCCGAAAGAGTCAGGTATTTACGACCGTAGAAGATAACCAGACAACGGTGAGCGTTCGAGTTCTCCAGGGTGAACGGGAAATGGCAGCTGATAACCGCCTTCTTGGACAGTTCGATCTGGTTGGTATTGCACCTGCACCACGAGGTGTTCCGCAGATTGAGGTGACATTCGACATCGACGCCGATGGAATTCTCCATGTTACCGCTAAAGATAAGTTGACCGGAAAAGAGCAGGGAATTAAAATAACGGCTTCTTCTGGTTTAAGCAAAGAGGAGATCGACCGGATGGTAAGTGAAGCCCAGGCTTATGCGGCAGAAGACCGTCGCCGGCGCGAACTTGTTGACAGTCGCAATCGAGCGGATACCATTATATACCAGACAGAGAAGACACTGAAGGAGTTAGGTGAACGGGTTTCGGCGGAAGAGCGTCGGCAAATCGAGGCGGCAATTAGTCGGGTAAAAGAAACGATAAAAGGTGATGATAAAGCTGCAATTGACCGTGCCGCGGATGAGTTACAGAAGTCTTTAAGTACCGTTGCTGAACGACTTTACCGAGAGCAAGCCACACAGGAAAAAGGTTCTGCTGGGAAAGAGGATAAAAAGGTTGAAGCCGATTATACCGTGATTGATGGAGAAGACAAAAAGCAATAGGAGGTAGAATTAACCTGAAGGTGCTAAGGAGGTGGATTTTTTAGCCCCGTGTTTGCTGGGCTTTAATAACAGATGGCGGTAACAAAGCGGGACTATTATGAGGTCCTGGGTGTTTCCCGTAATGCAACGCCGGAAGAAATAAAAAGCGCTTACCGACGTTTAGCAAAAGAGTATCATCCAGACCGCAATCCTAACAATAGGGCTGAAGCCGAAGAGAAGTTTAAAGAATTATCCGAGGCCTATGAGGTGCTTGCCGATCCGGAAAAACGGCGAATTTACGATATGTATGGCCATGAAGGGATTGCGGGACAGTTTGGACCGAATGGTTTTGATTTCCGCCGGCACTTTACACACAGTGAGGATCTTGAGGATATCTTTGGCGACATTCTGAGGGGGTTCGGAGGCGAAGGTGGCACGATTTTTGATTTGCTGTTCGGAGGCTCAGCCCCACGCGCCACGGGCAGGCGGGTGCGCGGAAGGGATATCATTATCCGGATGCGGTTAAGTCTGGAGGAGATTAGCAAGGGAGTTACAAAAGAGGTGACATTTTCCCGCTACGAAATGTGTCCGGATTGTAGCGGAGCCGGTGGAACCGGCAAGACGGTTTGTTCAACCTGTCGAGGTCAGGGTAGGGTTAAACATCAAAGCCGGTCGATTTTTGGCCAGTTTGTCCAGGTTTCCACCTGTCCGGATTGCGGTGGAACCGGAGAGCGTTATCGTAATACCTGCCGGAGGTGCAATGGAGAGGGTAGAGTCCGGCAATCAAGGACATTGAAGGTTCGTATTCCTGCTGGTGTTTCTGCTGGTATTCCGATTGTACTCCATAATGAAGGACATTGGGGGCCTGGCGGTCAGGGCGATGTTGTAATTGAGGTTGAGGAAAAAGAGCACCCGCTTTTTTTGCGTCAGGGGGACGATGTTATCGTCGAGGTTCCGATTTCAATTCCGGTTGCGGTCCTGGGGGGACGAATAAGTGTGCCCACCCTTGACGGCGTTAAGGAGATTGAACTGCCTGCGGGAACGCAATCGGGTACCGTTTTTCGCCTGCGAGGTGCCGGTATCAAACGATTAGAAGGTGGCGGAAGCGGAGACGAACTGGTAAGGGTCGTAGTCCACATCCCTAAACATCTCAGTCGGGAGGAAAAGATGCTTTATAAGCAGTTGAGTGCTCAACAGTCGGAGCCGGTGCCCGAACCAAGAAAACCCGATTTTAAATAGTTATGGAGCTTTTTTACATTCCTCAGTTGAAGGAGATTGGTTGCGAGGTGGAGATTTCCGGGGCTGAGGCAAGACACATTGCCCGGGTTTTGCGCCATAAGGCGGGAGATGAGTTGTTGGGAACTAACGGGGCTGGAGAAGAGTTCCGTTTGGTTCTGAAAAAAGTTGCACCGGAGCGAGTTGTTGCCCAAGTGCTCGAAAAAAGGCCGGGGTTGCGGGAACCGAACCACCGATTGGTTTTAGCTCAGGCGGTCTTAAAAGGTGACAAACTCGCCGAGGTGGTTGAATCTGTTACCGAATTGGGTGTGGATGAAGTGATTCCGTTTATCTGCGAGCGAGTTGTCGGCAGGTTAACCGAATCGAAATACCGGCGTCTGGAAGGGGTTGCTGTAAGCGCAATGAAGAGCAGTACTAGGACGGTGTTACCCCGTATTGGGCGATTGGTAGACTTCGATGGACTGCGGGAAGTTTTTAGTAATTTTGACCAGGTGATAGTAGCTTACGAAGAAGAAAGAAAGGCTGCGCTGGCTAAGGTTTTGAACCGTAATGTCAACAAGATAATGTTGGTGATTGGACCTGAAGGTGGCTTTACTCCCGAGGAGATTGGGAAGATGAACGATGCTGGTGCAGTTTGTTGTTCACTTGGACCAAGACGTTTACGAGCCGAGACGGCAGCAATTACCGCAGTCTCAATTGTTCTTGGCTTACTGGGAGATTTAGGATGAAATTCTTTTGCGAAAGGAGGTGTACAACTGATGGTGAGTATCACCGTAAAAGAAGGCGAGCCGTACGAGAGTTTTATCCGTCGTTTCCGGCGTGCCTGTGAGCAAGCCGGTATTCTGCGTGAAGTAAAACGCCGGGAATTTTACGAGAAACCGAGCGAGCGGCGGAAACGAAAACTGGCGGAGGCGCGGCGCCGTCTCTATCGAAAACAGATGAGTGAGAGATAAACAGTTTTAGATTAGAGAAGCATTTAGCGGAGCAACGTGGACCGAGAAACTTTAGAAGCGCTCGACTTTCCCCGGGTTTGGGGGATAATCGTCGATTTATGTCAAACTGAGTTAGGCAAAGAGAAAGCACGTCAGGCTGGTCCTTTCCTGGACCGTGATGCTGTTCAGAAAAGGCTTGACCAACTCGAAGAGATCATCAATTTTGCTGGAGAGCCGTCATTGGCTGGGGTTCGTAATATTCGGGTCGTTGTTGACCATGCAAAAGCGGGTGCGATGTTGAGTGCTGACGAACTGCTGTCTGTCCGCGCGACCTGTCGGTGTCTTGCTGAATGTCAGGATTTTTTCAGGAAAAACCAAAAGCATATCGTTCATCTCGGCTCGATTGCTAGCGGTATTACTGCTATTCCGGTTTTGGAGCGGGCGATTGAAAGGGCGATTGACGACTCCGGTGCGGTACGCGATACCGCCAGTCCCCGGTTGAAAGAGTTGAGGGATGAAATGCGGTCGCGGCGGAATTCGCTTGTTGACCGACTAGAGCGAATGATTGAAGAGAATCCCGATTGGTTTGAGGGCCCGGTGATGGTGCGCCGGGAACGGTTTGTTCTTCCGGTTAAACTGGAATATCGGAATCAGGTTTCGGGGGTGGTGCATGGAGTTTCTTCAAGTGGACAGACTGTTTTCATCGAGCCGATGGAATCGATAGTTGAGCAGAATTATCTTCAGGAATTGCGTGATGCTGAGACCGAGGAGGTAAATCGAATTCTAAGGGAGCTTTCAGGTCTTGTGGCGCATCACCATCAGGAACTCAACACTGGAATGGAAATGGTCGCCGAACTGGATTTTTTACTGGCAAAGCGAAGATTTTCAACCACGTTCGGATGTACACGCCCAATGCTATCAGCCGATGGGACACTGGCGCTGGTTCAAGCCCGTCATCCTTTACTTGTGTTGCACAAAAAAGAGGTTGTACCGTTGGATTTCTTCGTACCCGATAGAACCGTGGTAGTGTTAATTTCCGGACCTAATGCTGGTGGTAAAACCGTGGTGCTGAAAACGCTCGGAATTTGTGCCCTTTTGTTAAAGTCCGGGATGTTTATTCCGGCGGCAACGGGGACGAAACTGCCCTGGTGGGAACAGGTGTTTGCCGATATCGGCGATGAACAGTCGTTGGAAACACACCGCTCTTCATTTACTGCCCATCTTCTGCGCTTGAAAGAAATTCTTGCCTATGCTGGGGGAAATAGTTTGGTGTTAATTGACGAAATTGGTGCCGCGACCGCCCCGGAAGAGGGAACGGCACTGGCAATTGCTGTTCTAGAAGAGTTGCGACACAGAGGATTGATAACCGTTGCAACGACTCATTTCAACAGTTTGAAGATGTTTGTTCAAAATGAACCGGGAATGAGCAATGCGGCAATGGAGTTTCGTAATGGTCCTACATACCGGTTGATTATGGGAGTTCCTGGTGAGTCAAGTGCGTTTGAAATTGCGGAGCAAATGGGTTTACCACCCCGACTACTGGAACG is drawn from candidate division WOR-3 bacterium and contains these coding sequences:
- a CDS encoding nucleotide exchange factor GrpE, which encodes MGSEKKGPVTELKERVALLEARIKDLNSDYLRALADFDNFRKRVERDLELKQRAGIDSLLEALIPVLDNFERALKAYEPVDVSKDNNMTSWKKGVEMIYKQLCELLARYGLQGYSCLGEKFDPRRAEALGFVEVADGEENQVIEELCKGYECAGRVIRPARVKVTRRNEPEKKISEEKKESKS
- the dnaK gene encoding molecular chaperone DnaK, producing MSKVIGIDLGTTFSCVAVMERGQPVVIPNPEGGRTTPSVVALGKERLVGTLAKRQAVINPQSTIYSIKRFMGRRFSEVTEEVKRVPYRVVEAANGDAWVEVDGKRYSPPEISAMILAYLKRAAEAYLGEAVTKAVITVPAYFNDSQRQATKDAGKIAGLDVLRIINEPTAAALAYGLDKKRAEKIAIYDLGGGTFDISILEIGEGVFEVRSTNGDTHLGGDDIDQRIMDWIIDEFRREQGIDLSRDKTALQRIKEAAEKAKCELSTSMETSISLPFIYADEKKGPLHIEMRLTRAKLEALVEDLLQRTLGPVKQALADAKLTPRDIDEVILVGGQTRMPRVQQLVRDFFGKEPHKGINPDEVVAIGAAIQGAVLAGEVKDVVLLDVTPLSLGIETYGGVMTKIIERNTTIPTRKSQVFTTVEDNQTTVSVRVLQGEREMAADNRLLGQFDLVGIAPAPRGVPQIEVTFDIDADGILHVTAKDKLTGKEQGIKITASSGLSKEEIDRMVSEAQAYAAEDRRRRELVDSRNRADTIIYQTEKTLKELGERVSAEERRQIEAAISRVKETIKGDDKAAIDRAADELQKSLSTVAERLYREQATQEKGSAGKEDKKVEADYTVIDGEDKKQ
- the dnaJ gene encoding molecular chaperone DnaJ, with product MAVTKRDYYEVLGVSRNATPEEIKSAYRRLAKEYHPDRNPNNRAEAEEKFKELSEAYEVLADPEKRRIYDMYGHEGIAGQFGPNGFDFRRHFTHSEDLEDIFGDILRGFGGEGGTIFDLLFGGSAPRATGRRVRGRDIIIRMRLSLEEISKGVTKEVTFSRYEMCPDCSGAGGTGKTVCSTCRGQGRVKHQSRSIFGQFVQVSTCPDCGGTGERYRNTCRRCNGEGRVRQSRTLKVRIPAGVSAGIPIVLHNEGHWGPGGQGDVVIEVEEKEHPLFLRQGDDVIVEVPISIPVAVLGGRISVPTLDGVKEIELPAGTQSGTVFRLRGAGIKRLEGGGSGDELVRVVVHIPKHLSREEKMLYKQLSAQQSEPVPEPRKPDFK
- a CDS encoding 16S rRNA (uracil(1498)-N(3))-methyltransferase; amino-acid sequence: MELFYIPQLKEIGCEVEISGAEARHIARVLRHKAGDELLGTNGAGEEFRLVLKKVAPERVVAQVLEKRPGLREPNHRLVLAQAVLKGDKLAEVVESVTELGVDEVIPFICERVVGRLTESKYRRLEGVAVSAMKSSTRTVLPRIGRLVDFDGLREVFSNFDQVIVAYEEERKAALAKVLNRNVNKIMLVIGPEGGFTPEEIGKMNDAGAVCCSLGPRRLRAETAAITAVSIVLGLLGDLG
- the rpsU gene encoding 30S ribosomal protein S21, yielding MVSITVKEGEPYESFIRRFRRACEQAGILREVKRREFYEKPSERRKRKLAEARRRLYRKQMSER
- a CDS encoding endonuclease MutS2, giving the protein MDRETLEALDFPRVWGIIVDLCQTELGKEKARQAGPFLDRDAVQKRLDQLEEIINFAGEPSLAGVRNIRVVVDHAKAGAMLSADELLSVRATCRCLAECQDFFRKNQKHIVHLGSIASGITAIPVLERAIERAIDDSGAVRDTASPRLKELRDEMRSRRNSLVDRLERMIEENPDWFEGPVMVRRERFVLPVKLEYRNQVSGVVHGVSSSGQTVFIEPMESIVEQNYLQELRDAETEEVNRILRELSGLVAHHHQELNTGMEMVAELDFLLAKRRFSTTFGCTRPMLSADGTLALVQARHPLLVLHKKEVVPLDFFVPDRTVVVLISGPNAGGKTVVLKTLGICALLLKSGMFIPAATGTKLPWWEQVFADIGDEQSLETHRSSFTAHLLRLKEILAYAGGNSLVLIDEIGAATAPEEGTALAIAVLEELRHRGLITVATTHFNSLKMFVQNEPGMSNAAMEFRNGPTYRLIMGVPGESSAFEIAEQMGLPPRLLERARMFLGKEWLDLSAKLRAVEEELHKLRIERQQIEMERSQASELIATYQKRHAEFEKWRQQEERHIQEEKERILKEARRQVENLVRELRERNADRQSVVNVKKFIEDNLAELKKDSASVENTAGEVKPEFAIGDLVESKIFRRRGRVTEIKGNDVVVAFGQVKMTVPAETLVIVKQNLAETSILQMDEFEFVPRLNIRGMTREEAEEALDQFLAEAEAAGAKELSILHGKGTGTLRQMLWRRLRKDQRVSEVRFAEPREGGMGVTLVRLRGNND